Within Thermococcus sp., the genomic segment GGAGTAGATGAGAGGATGGAGAAGCCCGTGATAACAATACCCCTCCACGGGGAGTTCAAGAACAAGAAGGTCGTTGTGGTGGACGACGTAAGCGACACCGGGAAGACCCTTGAGGTCGTCATAGACGAGGTGAAGAGAGCCGGGGCGAAGGAGGTCAAGGTCGCCTGCCTCAGCATGAAACCCTGGACAAAGGTCGTTCCCGACTTCTACGTCTTCCGTACGGACAAATGGGTGGTCTTCCCCTGGGAAGAGTTCCCGGTTGTCGTGAGGGAGTGAGGTTTTCTGCCTTCAAACTTTCTTTGCATCACCATGCAACTCTTT encodes:
- a CDS encoding phosphoribosyltransferase → MDKVYLTWWQIDRAIFALADELRKHFTPDVIVGVARGGLIPAVRLSHILGDLEIKVIDVKFYKGVDERMEKPVITIPLHGEFKNKKVVVVDDVSDTGKTLEVVIDEVKRAGAKEVKVACLSMKPWTKVVPDFYVFRTDKWVVFPWEEFPVVVRE